The following proteins are co-located in the Aquarana catesbeiana isolate 2022-GZ linkage group LG02, ASM4218655v1, whole genome shotgun sequence genome:
- the LOC141129868 gene encoding uncharacterized protein — translation MNAKQRKIRGKKIITRWTSIRDRFRRELNEEAEQSRSGAGTSQKRRSPFFEILGFLRSVMDLRSTSTNISETEEEEGNSESGTVIQTPESVQDPITSEHGAEQLLSSETSTQPPACRTDQERQERQERQRVPNRSVRATTSRQRGGQSRPDLEGTMIQFMEDMRERRRAESRDPFSDPANQDAVYLRSLYHQLAQVPMHRKMEVHMSLFNFTGVCVRAAIAGDPMPPLINEQQRPYQHPYALDPAPLNLTSQMYHHQYPTPHQPTTGVHNAVTPPQVAPYYQDL, via the exons ATGAACGCAAAGCAGCGCAAGATACGTG GCAAAAAAATCATCACGCGCTGGACATCAATTAGAGATCGATTTAGAAGAGAATTAAACGAAGAAGCAGAGCAGAGTAGAAGTGGTGCAGGAACATCCCAAAAAAGAAGAAGTCCATTTTTCGAAATATTGGGGTTTTTAAGAAGTGTAATGGACTTAAGATC TACAAGCACCAACATTTCAGAaacggaagaggaggaggggaattCCGAATCAGGAACTGTTATCCAAACACCCGAAAGTGTACAAGACCCAATAACATCAGAGCATGGTGCCGAACAATTGCTTTCATCTGAAACATCAACTCAGCCCCCTGCATGTAGAACTGACCAGGAAAGACAGGAAAGACAAGAAAGACAACGTGTGCCT AATCGTTCTGTACGTGCCACAACAAGTCGACAACGCGGAGGGCAATCCAGGCCAGATTTAGAGGGTACGATGATACAATTCATGGAAGACATGAGGGAAAGGAGGAGAGCTGAATCAAGAGATCCTTTTTCGGACCCCGCTAATCAGGATGCAGTGTACCTGAGAAGTCTGTACCACCAACTGGCACAGGTCCCCATGCACAGAAAAATGGAGGTTCATATGTCACTTTTTAATTTTACTGGGGTGTGTGTAAGGGCTGCAATTGCTGGTGACCCTATGCCGCCGCTCATAAATGAGCAACAACGCCCCTACCAACACCCCTATGCCTTGGACCCTGCTCCTCTAAATTTAACTTCACAGATGTACCATCATCAATACCCTACCCCCCATCAACCAACAACCGGTGTACACAATGCAGTGACCCCACCTCAAGTTGCGCCTTATTACCAGGATCTGTAA